From Toxorhynchites rutilus septentrionalis strain SRP chromosome 2, ASM2978413v1, whole genome shotgun sequence, a single genomic window includes:
- the LOC129770072 gene encoding uncharacterized protein LOC129770072, whose translation MGQVKCYNIANRLYIPYEDKRFLAYLVGGLTTVFGTVLFGLVATQKLDDESCLSFSYVYSLELPLLTVILMVYYIATFAFFWGVWQEKSKYILPFFCLLVATVGFIGHAHVERMLFEVGEDERRFVIAAFIFTTGMLVFASAITLLLYREMSSTRQDKVEYLEMFVADGKF comes from the exons atgggcCAAGTGAAGTGCTATAATATCGCGAATCGCCTCTACATCCCCTACGAGGATAAACGCTTCCTGGCCTATCTGGTGGGTGGTCTGACAACGGTTTTTGGCACCGTATTGTTCGGTCTGGTGGCCACGCAGAAGTTAGACGATGAAAGTTGCCTCTCGTTCTCTTATG TTTATAGCTTGGAACTTCCGCTCCTGACAGTCATTTTGATGGTGTATTATATAGCGACTTTCGCGTTCTTCTGGGGCGTTTGGCAG GAAAAATCTAAATATATTCTGCCGTTCTTCTGCCTTCTGGTAGCCACCGTCGGATTCATAGGTCATGCCCATGTCGAGCGGATGCTTTTTGAGGTTGGCGAGGACGAGCGGCGTTTCGTTATAGCTGCATTTATTTTTACTACAG GCATGCTGGTTTTTGCTAGCGCAATCACATTACTGTTGTACCGGGAGATGAGCAGTACCAGGCAGGACAAAGTGGAATATCTGGAGATGTTTGTGGCGGACGGAAAGTTTTGA